AAAGGCCTGCATGACCTTCCTCAAGTGGCTCACCGAGCCGAAGCGGAATGTGGACTTTGTCACGGAGCTTGGCTACATGCCCGTGACAAAGGAGGGCTTCGACGATTATCTGCCCGATGCGATCAAAACGCTGAGCGACCCTATGTACGTTTCGCTCTATGAAGCATTTTTGCGCACGCGGCAGGACTACACCTTCTACACCCCGCCGCAGCGGGAGGATTATCTCGATCTTGAGACCCGCTTTGAAAAAGCCGTGCGCCTGCGCCTGACGGCGGGGCGGGCGCAGTATCTCGAGCAGGGCGAGGATACGCTCGACACGCTCGTGCGCTCCACGATGGAGGATTTTGAGAAGAATTATGGCAAGTGACATGCCGCAGCAGAAAGGAGAGATCGCCATGCTGACGCGCGGAAATCGACATCCGGCTGCCGACACGACGCGCAGTAGCCGCAGCATTGGCAGTCGTCTGGTGCTGTACTGGCTCTGCATGGCGCTCGCAACGCTGTCTGCCGCGCTGTTCCTGCTGAGCGTAACGGGCGTTCTGTCCCGCACGGCACGGCAGTTCGGCGAAACAACGACCCTGCAGCAGAAGAACACCGCTGCGCTGTTCAGCGCCCAGATGGACGCGCTCACCGCGCGCGGCATCGAACTGTCCGAGGCCGTCAGCGGGGAGCTGGAAGGCTTTCTCGCCCGCAGGAACCTTCCCTTTGACGCACTGAACGACGACCCTACCCTCATTGCGCAGCTGGAAAAAAACCTGATCCCCACGCTGAAGACCGCCATGGAAGGCAGCACCTGCAGCGGTGTTTACTTCTGCCTTGACGCGACCGCCAACACTTCGCTGCCCGATGCGGAGAATCACCGCATGGGCGTATACCTGCGCTATTCAAGCCTCCGCTCCATCCCACCAAGCGGCAACACGGCTTACTTCCGCGGCACGGTGGACGCCGCGCGCGAAAGCGGCTTGCAGCTCCATAACCGCTGGAATCCGGAGCTGGACACGTCCCTGATCCCCGGCTATAAGCAGGTGATGGCATGGACGGGCGAGCGCCTTTCCGGCGGCTGCCTCTGGACAGAGCGCGTGCCGCTGCTCGACACATGGGAAAATGTGACGCTGCTGTGTGTGCCCGTGCGGGACGGCGCAGGCCATGTGCGCGGCATCTGCGGTATGGAGCTGAGCGACCTCTACTTCAGCCTTTCCCACAGCGTCGTTTCCAGTTCCTACGGCAGCTTCATCATGCTGCTCGCGCCAATCAACGGCGATACGCTCCTTCTCGATAAGGCGATGCTGGGCAGCACGGAGGGGACGAATCTTTCCGCTTCCGGCACGATGAAGATCAAGGAAGGGCGCGATTACGACACCTTTGCGTGGAACGACACGACCTATCTCGGCAAATACCAGATCGTTCCCGGGCGGCTGGCGGACGGCTATCCGCTCGCGGCGGTAACACTGGTGCCCGAGAGCGGATATCGCCACCACGCGCAGGCCGCGCGCATCGGCTGGGTGCTCGGCTCGCTCGCCTTCCTCGCCGCCATGCTGGCGCTGACCGCCGTTCTCGCCCGCCGCTTTACCATGCCCATCACGCAGGGCTTTGAGGCGGCCAGAAGCTGCGAGCAGGACTGGAAGCCCACCGGCATTCGGGAGATCGACGAACTGACCGCCTACTTCCATAGCCAGCTGCGCGAGAGCCGGCCGGACGACGCCCTGCCAATGCAGGTCGAGAACCTCATCAGCGAACTCATTGACCGCTCGCGCGGGCTGACGAGTACCGAGCGCATCATCTTGCGTTACTATGCCGAGGGCTACGGCGTTAAGGATATTCCCGACCTGCTGTTTATCAGTGCGGGTACGGTCAAGGGGCACAACAGCCACATCTACAGCAAGCTGGGAGTGGATTCCTACGACGCGCTCAAGGCGTATCTCGACATTCTCAAGCGCTGCGGACGGCTGGAGGAGATGCTGCAGGGCGGCGGTAAATGATCGCACCGATGAAAAAGGCTGCCGGTTGGCAGCCTTTTTCATATCGATAACGGACGGGGCTGTTTTTCCCGTGCCGCAGCACCTACCCAAAGGGCGAACATCTCTATCAAAAGACGGAGGACGGAAAAACCGTCCTCCGTCTTTCTTTTGTCGAAAATATCCAACAAGCACACTTTCTTTTGTGCATTTCGTCTATGACCGAGTCCTATTTTTGCGGGTTTTGCCCCAAAACAGGACTTAGGCCTATATTTTTTTCCTGCGAAAACTGGTAGAGATAGAATCAACAAAGCCGCAATCGGGAGAACTGCCGGAGAGGAGGGACTACACATGAAGCAGGTCATAAAGGAGGCGATGGGAGACTGCTCTACCATAGGGGAGTTTCGCTTTCTCCTTCGCTGTCAGGAGTGCGGCAGAACATGGCACAGCAGCCCCGTCCGCTTTTCCAAGGCCGGCACGGAGCCGGAGACAGAGGGGATGCGTGCGGTGTTCCGGACGCTCTACGAGCGGGAACGGGCGGCTGCACGGGAAAAGGCCGCGGCGGAAGCCTCAGAGATCTTCAGCCGGTGCCCTGTCTGCGGAAGGCTTGTGTGCGACCGCTGCTTCCTGATCTGCGAGGATCTGGATTTATGCACTGCCTGCGCCGGAAAGCTGAAGGTACGCGGCGACATTGTAGCCGGCAATGTCTCATCATCGCAGAAGACCCACCCAGAAACACCATACGACGATTCGACAGAAGGAGATGACTAAAATAAAGACGAACAAGAGAAAAACGGTCAGAAGATTCTTAGGGCAACACCGCACAATTAGAGCTGCGGCGCTTTGTGGAAATTTTGCACCCTGACTTTGTTGCGATTTCACGGTAATACATCAAGTATTACCGCAAAACCGCGCCTCGTCAGCACGCAAAATTGACTCACAAATCGCTCTTGTCCAATTATGCGGTATTGCCTTAGTTAGAAACAGATCATTAGGAAAGGACTGAGCTTATCCATGCAGGTAACGATGCGATCTCTCCCCACGACGCTCGCGGAATTTGAGGCCCTGCCCCGGCAGACGCCCGAGCAGGTCTGCGCATGCTTCCTGTGCGCATTGAACCTATACATAAAGGACAAGGACGCGGGTGTGGCCGCCATGGACATTCTGCGCGGACCGCGCCCCATGACGCCCTACGACACCCAATTCCTGCGGGACCGTCTGCGGGGCAAGGAGTATCTGCCTCTGGCCTACTTTGAGGGCGCAGCGCCGGAAAACAGCTATACCCCCGCGCAGCCCTATGTGCTGAACGTCCTGCCGGATCCCCGCCCCCAGGACATGGAGCCGGGCTATCTCCGGCTATTTCTCAGGACGGCAGGCGCGGATTCTCCCCGTCCCATCAAGCTGCGGCAGAAGCCCTCTACCGGGGAATGGTTTTTGTGGGAGTATTCCAGCCCCTTGAGCGGCATCCGCATCCCCGCCGCGCAGGACCCGTGGGCATGACGCGATGGGAAAGAGATGTTTGACGCTGGTGCTGGCGCTGCTGCTGGCACTCAGCCTGAGCGCCTGCGGCAGCCGGCCGGACCCCACCGATCCCACCTCCAGTGGGGGAGGCAGCAGCTCGCCGCCGATACCTGCGCCGCTTGACACCACTTATTGGACCGCCGTGCGGCACGAGTCCTACAACCCCTCCTTCGGCCGCACGGAGGTCAGCGCCATGCCCACTGAGAAATGGTGGGCGGACCTCTATCTCAATGAGGACGGAACCGCGCTGTTCCGGGAGGTGTTGGGCTTTGGCTACGCCTCCTACCTGATAAACGCCGAATGGTGGCTGGGGGCGGACAATGCCCTGCGGCTGACCGGAGAAGACCTTGACGGAAGCTTTATCTCCATGGACGGACGCAAGGAGAAGGATGGCTCCGTGATGCTGGAAACCCCTTACGGGAACCGCTTCTATTTTGAGCCGGCGGAACGGCCGGCTTCCGGCGGGGAGCTCTGTATGGCGGATCTGGAGGGAACCTGGCGGATGAGCGCCGGTGAAGTGGAGGGCGACGAGTTCAGCCCGGAGGAGATGCACATGGCCTCTTTGCTGGACATTGAGCGCTGGTGGTCCGACGATGAGGGCGGCTATACCCTGCATGCAGACTACCACAACGCCCGGCTTTTGGATACGGACGCTCCGGAATACGAGACAGAGAAGAACCTGCTGACGGAAAAGCTGGATGAGCCGCTGATGTACGGCCTTCCCAACGAGCTTTGGTCCGCTCGGCTCTACGCCGAAGACTCTGAGACGGAGTACTATGTCACCCTGACGGACCGGAACACCCTGTACCTCCGGCAATACTATGAGCTGGACAACGCGCCGGCAGCCCGCACCGCTATCTATACCCGCGAAGAGAGCCTCCTGCCGGAGACGCTGACGCTGGCCCTGGCGGACGAACCCGATAAGTCTCTGATGTTTTACTGGCGCGACCCGCCTGCGGAGGTGGCGCAGCCGCTTGCGGCGATCCCCATGACCGCGCTGGAGAAAGGCGGGCAGAACAAGCTGCTGCTGGTGGGACGCTGGTATGAGACGGATATCCAGTTCTGCACGGGCAGAGCCGAGCAGAATGAGGACGGCACACTGGGTGAGTGGATCACGGATACGGTACTGTATGAGGGAACGATCCGAATCAACGAACCCCAGTGGTTCTCTCTTACGATTCCGGAGGAAACGGCAAAGCTGTGTCTGTTCATGAAGCGGCCCTGGGACGAGAGCTGGTTTACCTGGCCCATTACGGATCAGGATCCGTTTTTTGTCAGCGGAGACACCTTCCTGACGGAGGCAGAATAGTGTCCCGCCGCCCTGACGGCGAAGCGGCAGTCATTGCAAGAAAACCATTTCAAACAAAACCAAACAGAAAAGGAGACAGGAACTATGGGACTCATTAAAGCGGCATTGGGCGCAGCCGGCGGCGTGCTGGCCGACCAGTGGAAAGAATACTTCTATTGCGAAGCCATCCCCTCGGATGTACTGGCGGTCAAGGGCAGGAAAAAGGTCACAGGCCGCTCCAGCAACACCAAGGGCGACGACAACATCATCACCAACGGCAGCGTGATCGCCATTGCGGACGGCCAGTGCATGCTCATCGTGGAGCAGGGCAAGGTGGTCGATGTGTGCGCAGAGCCCGGCGAATACACCTACGATATGTCCACCGAGCCGAGCATCTTCTCCGGTGATCTGGGCGATGGCGTCAAGGACGTGTTCGCCAACATCGGCAAGCGCTTCACCTTTGGCGGCGAAGCCCCCAAGGATCAGCGCATCTACTACTTCAACACCAAGGAGCTGACGGGCAACAAGTACGGCACGCCCAGTCCCGTTCCCTTCCGCGTGGTGGATCAGCGTGCGGGCATCGATCTCGACATCGGCATCCGCTGCTTCGGCGAGTACAGCATCCGCCTGAAAAACCCGCTGCTGTTCTACACCAACGTCTGCGGCAACGTCAGCGAGGACTATAAGACCGAGAATATCGCGGGCCAGATGAAAACTGAGCTGCTGACCGCGCTTCAGCCCGCGTTTGCAAAGATCAGCGAAATGGGGATCCGCTACTCCGCCCTGCCCGGCCATACCCTGGAGCTGGCGGACGCCCTCAATGAGCAGCTTTCCGGAAAGTGGCGGGATCTGCGCGGCATGGAGATCGTTTCCTTCGGCGTTTCCAGTGTGAAGGCCAACGAGGAAGACGAGCAGATGATCAAGGAGCTGCAGCGCAACGCGGCCTTCATGGATCCCACCCGCGCGGCGGCGCACCTTGTCGGCTCGCAGGGCGATGCGATGAAGGCGGCGGCCGCCAACACCGGCGCAGGCCCCGCCATGGCCTTTATGGGTATGGGTATGGCAGGTCAGGCGGGCGGCATGAACGCGCAGAACCTCTTCCAGATGGGTCAGCAGCAACAGATGCAGCAGCAACAGATGCAGATGCAGCAGCAGGCGGCGCAGCCCACTCCCGCTCCGGCCCCCGCCGTACAGGGCTGGACTTGCAGCTGCGGCCAGAGCGGCATCACCGGCAACTTCTGCCCCAACTGCGGCAGCAAGAAGCCTGAGCCCAAGCCCGCCGGCGATAGCTGGAAGTGCGCCTGCGGTGCCACCGCCACCGGCAAGTTCTGCCCCGAGTGCGGCAGTCCCAAGCCCGCCGTCGCGGACAACGGCTGGACGTGTGCCTGCGGCGCGGTGAACAAGGGCAAGTTCTGCTCTGAGTGCGGCGCGAAAAAGCCCGCCGGCGTCCCCCAGTATAAATGTGACAAGTGCGGTTGGGAGCCTGCCGACCCCAAGCATCCCCCCAAGTTCTGCCCCGAGTGCGGCGATCCCTTTGACGATGGGGACATCGTTGAATGAAACGCCGGATGATCTGGATCCTTCTGGCGGGGATACTCGTGGGTATAGCCCTTTCCGGGCTATATAAGCACTTTGTCACAGATCAGATTATGGACGGGGGCGACGGCATGGAAAATCCGGATGCCGCATTCCTGCTGGACGGCGACCACACCTATGTGGACAACGACGCACTCTGGCCCGTGCTGGAGGGAGCGTGGGAAAGCGCGGATGGCCGCTGGCAGGCGAGCATCGGCGAAGAGAGCGGCATCGTTCTCCGCGCGGACGGCGAAGCCGTCCTGACATCCCCACTGCATTTTACCTATCTCCGGCCGGGCAAGGTCGTCTGGACGGAGCTGGAAGTGGAGGAGCGCGAGCTTGTGACGCCGGACGGTGTCTCGCTTGGCGGGATCAGGGAATTTGGCTATGAGGCAGCGGACGGCGAGGGCAGCGGAACGCTGGAGCTGACGCTGGAACGGCCGGACGAGAGCGAAGAAACGGTGACATTCCAAAAAACACAGGAACAGGAGCAATAGATCATGGGCTTATTTGATAAGAAGTACTGCGACATCTGCGGCGAGAAGATTGGCCTTCTCGGGAACCGCAAGTTAGAGGACGGCAATCTCTGCAAGGACTGCGCGAAAAAGCTTTCGCCGTGGTTCAGCGACCGCCGCCGCTCCACGGTGGAGGACATCAAAGGGCAGCTTGCCTACCGCGAGGAAAACCGGGAAAGGGCGGCGCAGTTCCGCACCACCCGCTCATTCGGCGAGGATCGGAAGGTGCTGCTGGACGAGGATCACCGCTGGTTCACCGTCACCCGCGCGCGGGATCTGGCGGAGGCCAACCCCGATATTCTGGACTTTGACGCCATCACCGGCTGCCGAATGGACATCGATGAGAGCCGCACGGAGCTGACACACGAGGACGCAGACGGCAAGGACGTGAGCTACGTTCCGCCCCGCTACGAGTATTCCTACGACTTTTTCCTTGTCATCTCCGTCCGCCACCCCTACTTTGACGAGATGCGCTTTTCGCTCAACAGCAGCTCTGTGTACTATGAACCGCAGAAACTGCCGCAGCGCGCTCCGATGAGTCACGCGCCGATGGATCGCCCCTCGGGACGCCCCAAGACGATCAACGCGAGCCGTGTCGATCCGGAGGACTGTGCGGAGTACCGCAAGTACCGTCAGATGGGCGACGAGATCTGCCAAGCGC
This window of the Dysosmobacter acutus genome carries:
- a CDS encoding SPFH domain-containing protein, which produces MGLIKAALGAAGGVLADQWKEYFYCEAIPSDVLAVKGRKKVTGRSSNTKGDDNIITNGSVIAIADGQCMLIVEQGKVVDVCAEPGEYTYDMSTEPSIFSGDLGDGVKDVFANIGKRFTFGGEAPKDQRIYYFNTKELTGNKYGTPSPVPFRVVDQRAGIDLDIGIRCFGEYSIRLKNPLLFYTNVCGNVSEDYKTENIAGQMKTELLTALQPAFAKISEMGIRYSALPGHTLELADALNEQLSGKWRDLRGMEIVSFGVSSVKANEEDEQMIKELQRNAAFMDPTRAAAHLVGSQGDAMKAAAANTGAGPAMAFMGMGMAGQAGGMNAQNLFQMGQQQQMQQQQMQMQQQAAQPTPAPAPAVQGWTCSCGQSGITGNFCPNCGSKKPEPKPAGDSWKCACGATATGKFCPECGSPKPAVADNGWTCACGAVNKGKFCSECGAKKPAGVPQYKCDKCGWEPADPKHPPKFCPECGDPFDDGDIVE
- a CDS encoding helix-turn-helix transcriptional regulator, which codes for MASDMPQQKGEIAMLTRGNRHPAADTTRSSRSIGSRLVLYWLCMALATLSAALFLLSVTGVLSRTARQFGETTTLQQKNTAALFSAQMDALTARGIELSEAVSGELEGFLARRNLPFDALNDDPTLIAQLEKNLIPTLKTAMEGSTCSGVYFCLDATANTSLPDAENHRMGVYLRYSSLRSIPPSGNTAYFRGTVDAARESGLQLHNRWNPELDTSLIPGYKQVMAWTGERLSGGCLWTERVPLLDTWENVTLLCVPVRDGAGHVRGICGMELSDLYFSLSHSVVSSSYGSFIMLLAPINGDTLLLDKAMLGSTEGTNLSASGTMKIKEGRDYDTFAWNDTTYLGKYQIVPGRLADGYPLAAVTLVPESGYRHHAQAARIGWVLGSLAFLAAMLALTAVLARRFTMPITQGFEAARSCEQDWKPTGIREIDELTAYFHSQLRESRPDDALPMQVENLISELIDRSRGLTSTERIILRYYAEGYGVKDIPDLLFISAGTVKGHNSHIYSKLGVDSYDALKAYLDILKRCGRLEEMLQGGGK
- a CDS encoding DUF4428 domain-containing protein, encoding MGLFDKKYCDICGEKIGLLGNRKLEDGNLCKDCAKKLSPWFSDRRRSTVEDIKGQLAYREENRERAAQFRTTRSFGEDRKVLLDEDHRWFTVTRARDLAEANPDILDFDAITGCRMDIDESRTELTHEDADGKDVSYVPPRYEYSYDFFLVISVRHPYFDEMRFSLNSSSVYYEPQKLPQRAPMSHAPMDRPSGRPKTINASRVDPEDCAEYRKYRQMGDEICQALEQARSGGKQPAGAALEENIIMHEAVQDIPAAGPWTCPACGGANTGKFCEYCGSPRP
- a CDS encoding DUF6935 domain-containing protein, coding for MQVTMRSLPTTLAEFEALPRQTPEQVCACFLCALNLYIKDKDAGVAAMDILRGPRPMTPYDTQFLRDRLRGKEYLPLAYFEGAAPENSYTPAQPYVLNVLPDPRPQDMEPGYLRLFLRTAGADSPRPIKLRQKPSTGEWFLWEYSSPLSGIRIPAAQDPWA